From the genome of Bacteroides sp.:
TGACTGGCACCCTGCCAGGCTGTGACGTTCTGAGTATACTGTAAAATCGCCTGGATGTAAGCTTCGATATCGTCGGAGTGAATGGCCATCCCTGCCCCAGTTTCTTCCAATATTTGCGGAATACTCGACACGGTACTAGCCAAGGGGACCACGCCATAGGCCATCGCTTCGCTGAGTACCTTTGGCCAGCCTTCTGAGGAAGATGGAAAGATTAAAAAATGAGCAGTTTGGTAATATTTTCCAAGAGTGCTCATCGGTTGCCATCCTGTGAACATTACCTTGTGATCCAATCCCTGTAGTTGAACGAAACTTTCAAACTCGGACCGTTCAGAGCCGCCACCAACCAGGGTTAATTGAAAATCAACCCCGATTTCATGAAGTCTTTTTACAATTTGAAGCACCCTATGAACTCCTTTGGCTCGACTCAAGCGGCCAACGAAGAGCAATTGTAGGGGGTAAGCAAGATTTTTATCCTTACTTTTTTCTCTTGCCTTAATCAATTCAATTTCTGAAAAGGAGGGGTTATGAAAAGTAAGGACATGTTCTGGTTGCCCTTTCCATTTGCCATTAATGGTGACCACGCCTTTATGATGATTTTTGTTCACAAACCAACGTTGGAATTTATAAGAAGAGGCTTGACCTTTGTAACTTTCCCAGTTTCCCGCATATTTCACCCAGGTCGGTTTGCCCTTTGCCCATAACCTCGCCGCTAAAAGCCCCACCAGGCTGATGCCGGCAGGGCAGCGGATGTGGAGGGCATCGGCGGCCTGCATCTCCGCTTTCATGGCAAACAACCAAAGGGGTATTCGAGCTAGAATGCTCAACTTTTCCCATAGAGAATTGCCGCCAGCCGATCTGACCGGGTGAAGTTGAAAATTGGGGGCTTGATAAGGCAGGGAGCTCCCAGGTGGGGGACCTGGGTGCAACGGCGCCAGGTGCACAATTTGATCAAA
Proteins encoded in this window:
- a CDS encoding glycosyltransferase — encoded protein: MKLLIISHTPHYEQGEQIVGWGSTVREIDQLATLFDQIVHLAPLHPGPPPGSSLPYQAPNFQLHPVRSAGGNSLWEKLSILARIPLWLFAMKAEMQAADALHIRCPAGISLVGLLAARLWAKGKPTWVKYAGNWESYKGQASSYKFQRWFVNKNHHKGVVTINGKWKGQPEHVLTFHNPSFSEIELIKAREKSKDKNLAYPLQLLFVGRLSRAKGVHRVLQIVKRLHEIGVDFQLTLVGGGSERSEFESFVQLQGLDHKVMFTGWQPMSTLGKYYQTAHFLIFPSSSEGWPKVLSEAMAYGVVPLASTVSSIPQILEETGAGMAIHSDDIEAYIQAILQYTQNVTAWQGASQNGQKAATRFTYEHYLSDVWRMFHRFWQINLNHG